One window of Chloroflexus aggregans DSM 9485 genomic DNA carries:
- a CDS encoding response regulator transcription factor yields MATVLIVEDETTLAETLRYNLEREGYAVIIAGDGVQGLDRARRDQPDLVVLDIMLPRLDGFSVCRILRQESDVPIIMLTARQDEVDRIAGLELGADDYISKPFSLGEFLARVRAILRRSERQPHSIVREVLEAGSIRVDASSRRAWRDGQELNLPQKEFDLLTCLMRNRGIALTRDLLLERVWGQDFIGDSRTVDVHIRWLREKIEPDPSKPTYIQTVRGVGYRFEPPVDGTTISQ; encoded by the coding sequence ATGGCGACGGTTTTGATTGTCGAAGACGAGACGACACTGGCCGAAACACTACGCTACAATCTTGAACGAGAAGGGTATGCGGTCATTATCGCCGGCGATGGCGTACAAGGGCTTGATCGTGCCCGCCGTGATCAGCCCGATCTCGTGGTGCTCGATATTATGCTACCCCGCCTTGATGGATTTTCGGTCTGTCGGATTCTACGCCAAGAGAGTGACGTACCGATAATCATGCTTACCGCCCGCCAAGATGAAGTTGATCGGATTGCCGGTCTCGAACTCGGCGCCGATGACTACATCAGCAAACCGTTTAGCCTCGGTGAGTTTCTTGCGCGCGTGCGGGCTATTTTGCGCCGTAGTGAACGGCAGCCGCATTCGATTGTGCGTGAAGTCCTCGAGGCAGGTTCGATCCGGGTTGATGCCAGTAGCCGTCGTGCATGGCGTGATGGTCAAGAACTAAACCTGCCGCAAAAGGAGTTCGACCTCCTGACGTGTCTTATGCGCAACCGTGGCATCGCTCTGACCCGCGATCTGTTGCTCGAACGAGTATGGGGGCAGGATTTTATCGGTGATAGCCGCACCGTCGATGTCCATATTCGCTGGTTGCGTGAGAAGATTGAACCTGATCCCAGTAAGCCAACGTATATCCAGACGGTGCGTGGTGTTGGGTACCGATTTGAACCTCCGGTTGACGGGACAACAATAAGCCAATGA